In Persicimonas caeni, a single window of DNA contains:
- a CDS encoding AgmX/PglI C-terminal domain-containing protein — translation MRTTQTLRLAQKFEFGSIKVDRPPRYAPHRRTSGYERITRRIYESHRSRFIDCYEYGLQQDPFLSGTATVRYMVDSIGIVRNVDTVDASLSSPIVARCIEQAVRDLTFPEPQNGTAPLITDATFELGTECPLNR, via the coding sequence ATGCGTACCACACAAACTTTGCGGTTGGCTCAAAAGTTCGAGTTTGGAAGCATCAAAGTCGACCGCCCTCCAAGATATGCCCCGCATCGACGAACGTCCGGCTACGAGCGGATTACGAGAAGGATATACGAGTCACATCGTTCTCGTTTTATCGACTGCTACGAATATGGCCTCCAGCAAGACCCATTTCTCTCGGGAACCGCGACTGTCAGGTACATGGTCGACAGCATTGGCATCGTCAGAAACGTGGACACCGTTGACGCGTCTCTATCGTCGCCGATCGTGGCCCGATGTATTGAGCAGGCAGTTAGGGACCTGACGTTTCCAGAGCCGCAGAATGGGACCGCCCCTTTGATAACCGACGCAACCTTCGAACTTGGGACCGAGTGCCCGCTAAACCGTTGA
- a CDS encoding tetratricopeptide repeat protein, translating to MAEFEGNLIALPALRRLEALMPRGIDSVHKTTLKALEQDDYSRALKLANERYARRGVEDYDTVLTYACLLVGRELVVEARGLVKKAREAHGDDPALMAILADARVLEGEVDAAKEALRQIDAEAIERPEILAFVADVWLDLAEEDEAIAFYQRAVDGDVGDPEPAIRLAQLYMGRDELWAAAEAFEYAAKLAKDRLGLWEACADLWFELGEERRGLKAQLRLYELGEADADAWVELGIGFAQFGEFQDALEALSEAEKVDPFCADALIVRGHVFLELGRAEEAMAAFKQAEKLRGERAASARGMAEAALLIGDLMLARQKAERAVELSDDDPESHHVQGRVQQQFGRHDEALASVERALELEPGQPAYLASKALSLALLGRVDEAKAVLGEAVEAARAHPEQLPMWLDGRAWSRLEGRVEEDDWAEIDGMLEVLGREG from the coding sequence ATGGCTGAGTTCGAAGGAAATCTGATTGCTCTCCCCGCGCTGCGACGCCTCGAGGCGCTGATGCCGCGCGGCATCGACTCGGTGCACAAGACCACGCTCAAGGCGCTCGAGCAGGACGATTATTCGCGCGCGCTGAAGCTGGCCAACGAGCGCTACGCGCGCCGAGGCGTCGAAGACTACGACACGGTGCTGACGTATGCGTGCCTGTTGGTCGGCCGCGAGCTCGTGGTCGAGGCGCGTGGGCTGGTCAAAAAAGCGCGCGAGGCGCACGGCGACGACCCGGCGCTGATGGCGATTTTAGCCGACGCGCGTGTGCTCGAAGGCGAAGTCGACGCCGCCAAAGAGGCGCTTCGTCAGATCGACGCCGAGGCGATCGAGCGCCCCGAGATCTTGGCGTTCGTCGCCGACGTGTGGCTCGACTTGGCCGAAGAGGACGAGGCGATCGCGTTCTACCAGCGCGCCGTCGACGGTGACGTCGGCGATCCCGAGCCGGCCATCCGGCTCGCCCAGCTCTACATGGGCCGCGACGAATTGTGGGCGGCCGCCGAGGCCTTCGAGTACGCCGCCAAGCTCGCCAAGGACCGGCTGGGCCTGTGGGAGGCGTGCGCCGACCTGTGGTTCGAGCTCGGCGAGGAGCGCCGCGGCTTGAAGGCCCAGCTTCGCCTCTATGAGCTCGGCGAGGCCGACGCCGACGCCTGGGTCGAGCTCGGCATCGGGTTTGCGCAATTCGGCGAGTTTCAGGACGCGCTCGAGGCGCTCTCGGAGGCCGAAAAAGTCGACCCGTTTTGTGCCGACGCGCTCATCGTGCGCGGGCATGTCTTTTTGGAGCTCGGCCGCGCCGAAGAGGCGATGGCCGCCTTCAAGCAGGCCGAGAAGTTGCGCGGCGAGCGCGCAGCGAGCGCGCGCGGCATGGCTGAAGCGGCGCTCTTGATCGGCGACTTGATGCTCGCCCGGCAGAAGGCCGAGCGCGCCGTCGAGCTGAGCGACGACGACCCCGAGTCGCATCATGTCCAAGGTCGCGTCCAGCAGCAATTCGGCCGCCACGACGAGGCGCTCGCCTCGGTCGAGCGCGCGCTCGAACTCGAGCCGGGCCAGCCGGCCTACCTGGCCTCGAAGGCGTTGTCGTTGGCGTTGCTCGGGCGTGTCGACGAGGCGAAGGCGGTGCTTGGTGAAGCCGTCGAGGCCGCCCGAGCGCATCCGGAGCAGCTTCCGATGTGGCTCGACGGTCGTGCGTGGTCGCGCCTGGAGGGGCGTGTGGAGGAGGACGATTGGGCGGAGATCGACGGGATGTTGGAGGTGTTGGGGCGTGAGGGGTGA
- a CDS encoding aminopeptidase P N-terminal domain-containing protein, whose translation MYSFSPETFAARRRDFMERIGPDSVAILVANPESTRSHDTNFPYRPSSDILYLTGFREPQTVVVIAPGHDEGEFVMFVRDRDPNKEQWEGRRAGPDGAKAQYGADAAFTVGELEEKLPEFLEEREQLFYTLGRNAEFDKRVTRWVNKLRHRRNKPSGAPGALIDARDILHDMRVKKSDEEIELMRQAVDVTAEAHVLAMKHCRPGIKEYELQALIEYHFRKNGAEFPAYTSIVGAGDNATILHYVENRDVIDDGDVVLIDAGCELGFYAADITRSFPASGKFTSAQRDLYDAVLEAQIAVVDHIAPGVPYNELQDMAKRKLTESMIDLKLLSGSVDELIEEEKYKKYYPHSIGHWLGIDVHDVGPYHDTEGSWRPLEPNMVLTIEPGLYVPENDEDAPEALRGVGVRIEDDILVTEDGYENLSSACPKATDEIEALVGTGAD comes from the coding sequence ATGTATTCTTTCTCGCCCGAGACGTTCGCCGCCCGCCGCCGCGACTTCATGGAGCGCATCGGCCCCGACTCGGTGGCCATCCTTGTCGCAAACCCCGAGAGCACCCGCTCGCACGACACCAACTTCCCGTACCGGCCGTCGAGCGACATTCTGTACCTGACCGGCTTTCGCGAGCCGCAGACGGTCGTGGTGATCGCTCCGGGTCACGACGAAGGCGAGTTCGTGATGTTCGTGCGCGACCGCGACCCGAACAAAGAGCAGTGGGAGGGCCGCCGCGCCGGACCCGATGGCGCAAAGGCCCAATACGGCGCCGACGCCGCCTTTACGGTAGGCGAACTCGAAGAGAAGCTGCCCGAATTCTTGGAGGAGCGCGAGCAGCTCTTCTACACCCTGGGACGCAACGCCGAGTTCGACAAGCGCGTGACCCGCTGGGTCAACAAGCTTCGCCACCGTCGCAACAAGCCCTCGGGCGCGCCGGGCGCGCTCATCGATGCGCGTGATATCCTGCACGACATGCGCGTCAAGAAGAGCGACGAGGAGATCGAGCTGATGCGCCAGGCGGTCGACGTGACCGCCGAGGCCCACGTGCTCGCCATGAAGCACTGCCGGCCGGGCATCAAAGAGTACGAGCTGCAGGCGCTCATCGAGTACCACTTTCGCAAAAACGGCGCCGAGTTCCCCGCCTACACCAGCATCGTGGGCGCCGGGGACAACGCCACGATCTTGCACTACGTCGAAAACCGCGACGTCATCGACGACGGCGACGTCGTGCTCATCGATGCCGGCTGCGAACTCGGGTTTTACGCCGCCGACATCACCCGCAGCTTTCCCGCCTCGGGCAAGTTCACCTCGGCCCAGCGCGACCTGTACGACGCGGTGCTCGAAGCCCAGATCGCGGTGGTCGACCATATCGCCCCGGGCGTGCCGTACAACGAGCTGCAAGATATGGCCAAGCGCAAGCTGACCGAGTCGATGATCGACTTGAAGCTTCTGAGCGGCTCGGTCGACGAGCTCATCGAGGAAGAAAAGTACAAAAAGTACTATCCGCACAGCATCGGCCACTGGCTAGGCATCGACGTACACGACGTGGGCCCCTACCACGACACCGAAGGTTCTTGGCGTCCGCTCGAGCCCAACATGGTCTTGACCATCGAGCCGGGGCTGTACGTGCCCGAGAACGACGAAGACGCCCCCGAGGCGCTTCGAGGCGTGGGCGTGCGCATCGAGGACGATATCTTGGTGACCGAGGACGGCTACGAGAACTTGTCGAGCGCGTGTCCCAAGGCCACCGACGAGATCGAGGCGCTTGTGGGAACCGGCGCCGACTGA
- a CDS encoding DUF1129 domain-containing protein — MTERNDGRDSQPNDWSSGDAPPPETQSSLRGDEPKPVPPHEPDATQAPGPQGPREPQGGEWDAGHTVETEPGHRGHDARTWKEGLGEPDTYEESLDRPVDEPPAHQRNTKPKLDNSDIFAIILSAFFPGVGQMMNGQQTKGIVVLLVAIVTGCGVGLLSIASALDTYCLVMAQKRRAVDEWEFFPDIRQWF; from the coding sequence ATGACCGAACGCAATGACGGAAGAGATTCGCAGCCCAACGACTGGTCTTCCGGGGATGCCCCTCCCCCCGAGACGCAAAGCTCTTTGCGCGGCGACGAGCCCAAGCCGGTGCCGCCCCACGAGCCCGACGCCACGCAGGCGCCGGGCCCGCAGGGCCCACGTGAGCCTCAAGGGGGCGAGTGGGACGCCGGCCACACCGTAGAGACCGAACCCGGCCACCGTGGCCACGACGCCCGCACGTGGAAGGAGGGCTTGGGCGAGCCGGACACCTATGAAGAGAGTCTCGATCGCCCTGTCGACGAGCCGCCGGCCCACCAGCGCAACACCAAGCCCAAGCTCGATAACTCGGACATCTTCGCCATCATCCTGTCGGCCTTTTTTCCAGGCGTCGGCCAGATGATGAATGGTCAGCAGACCAAGGGCATCGTCGTGTTGCTCGTGGCCATCGTGACCGGGTGCGGCGTGGGCCTGCTGTCGATCGCTTCTGCGCTCGACACCTATTGCCTGGTGATGGCGCAGAAGCGACGCGCAGTCGACGAATGGGAGTTTTTCCCGGATATTCGTCAGTGGTTCTAA
- the dnaB gene encoding replicative DNA helicase, translated as MTSSPTPTRPPVDETIRVPPHNEDAERSMLGAILLDNRVLDEMMSQVDVEDFYREQHRHIYRAMTDLHRRDEPVDVITLADHLQADDRLEAAGGASYLARLSNAVPSAANVGQYAQIVRRKSALRRFISTADALVNDAYGDVADVEEFMDDVERKLFAITQDGQKKDYASMREVIQRAFTQIEALYNKSEHITGVPSGFVDLDDITAGWQRSDLIIVAARPAMGKTSFTLNMATHSAVERNTPAAFFSLEMSNEQLAIRMLCSQARVDQSKLRRGNMTEQEWARLIKAAGALSEAKIFLDDTPALPIMEFRSKCRRLKAEHDIGIVFIDYLQLMKGSGGNGSREQEISEISRNLKAVAKELDIPVIALAQLNRGVEQRADKRPMMSDLRESGAIEQDADIITFIYRDEVYNPDTEEKGVAEIILGKHRNGSIGTVKLRFFGPITRFENLAPDMEM; from the coding sequence ATGACCTCGTCGCCGACGCCGACCCGCCCGCCCGTCGATGAGACGATTCGCGTCCCCCCGCACAACGAGGACGCCGAGCGAAGCATGCTCGGCGCGATCTTGTTGGACAACCGCGTGCTCGACGAGATGATGAGCCAGGTGGACGTCGAGGACTTCTACCGCGAGCAGCACCGCCACATTTACCGGGCGATGACCGATCTGCATCGGCGCGATGAGCCGGTCGACGTCATCACCCTGGCCGACCACCTGCAGGCCGACGATCGGCTCGAGGCCGCCGGCGGGGCGAGCTATCTGGCACGCCTGTCCAACGCGGTGCCTTCGGCGGCCAACGTGGGCCAATACGCCCAGATCGTGCGCCGAAAGTCGGCGCTTCGACGCTTTATCAGCACCGCCGACGCGCTCGTCAACGACGCCTACGGCGACGTGGCTGACGTCGAAGAGTTCATGGACGATGTCGAGCGCAAGCTGTTCGCCATCACCCAGGACGGCCAGAAGAAAGACTACGCCTCGATGCGCGAGGTCATCCAGCGCGCGTTCACCCAGATCGAGGCGCTCTACAACAAAAGTGAGCACATCACCGGTGTGCCCAGCGGATTCGTCGACCTCGACGATATCACCGCCGGCTGGCAGCGAAGCGACCTGATCATCGTCGCCGCCCGTCCTGCGATGGGTAAGACCTCGTTCACCCTGAACATGGCCACCCACTCGGCGGTCGAGCGCAACACCCCGGCGGCGTTCTTCAGCCTCGAGATGTCGAACGAGCAGCTGGCCATTCGTATGTTGTGCAGCCAGGCCCGCGTCGACCAGTCGAAGCTTCGTCGCGGCAATATGACCGAGCAAGAGTGGGCGCGGCTCATCAAAGCGGCCGGCGCTTTGAGCGAGGCGAAGATCTTTTTGGACGACACGCCCGCCCTGCCGATCATGGAGTTTCGCTCCAAGTGCCGCCGCCTCAAGGCCGAGCACGATATCGGCATCGTCTTCATCGATTACCTCCAGTTGATGAAGGGCTCGGGCGGCAACGGCAGCCGCGAACAAGAGATCTCCGAGATCTCGCGTAACCTCAAGGCGGTCGCCAAGGAACTCGACATCCCGGTCATCGCGCTCGCCCAGCTCAACCGTGGCGTCGAGCAGCGTGCCGACAAGCGGCCGATGATGAGTGACCTTCGTGAATCGGGCGCGATCGAGCAAGATGCAGACATCATCACGTTCATTTATCGCGATGAGGTCTACAATCCGGACACCGAGGAAAAGGGGGTTGCCGAGATCATCTTGGGCAAGCACCGCAACGGCTCGATCGGTACGGTCAAGCTGCGCTTCTTCGGGCCAATCACCCGCTTCGAGAACCTCGCGCCCGATATGGAGATGTAG
- a CDS encoding DUF4388 domain-containing protein, which produces MSQQQAGQYVLKFISGKYQGGEFPLEQGSEILIGRSSDLDMVLVEDMVSRKHARISAKNGALEIEDFGSTNGTFVNGEKITKSRLKEGDRVLIGTNIIKLVHREQVAEDGGSPGMGAPSMEQQRQQAGPATRTTGATLTGSISGLIEEVPLPDLLQLFSTSRKSGVLVIRTENDTAKIYLREGRIFYATINDDPDISPYKAFYRVLAWKTGTFSLEQPTDETFDEEIDESIENLLMEGMRQLDEIMNLGDDVPELTSELVINRPLVPPLRSLTPELLDTIQLVFNYGSVSKVLNKSLASDLETMQDIVYLIRNDYMHVE; this is translated from the coding sequence TTGAGTCAACAGCAAGCCGGCCAGTACGTCCTGAAATTCATCTCAGGCAAGTATCAGGGGGGAGAGTTCCCGCTCGAGCAAGGCTCGGAGATCCTGATCGGCCGATCGAGTGATCTCGATATGGTCCTTGTCGAGGACATGGTCTCTCGCAAACATGCGAGGATCAGCGCCAAGAATGGTGCCCTTGAGATCGAAGATTTCGGCAGCACCAACGGGACTTTCGTCAACGGTGAGAAGATCACCAAATCGCGCCTCAAAGAGGGCGATCGGGTTCTCATCGGTACAAATATCATCAAGCTCGTCCACCGTGAGCAGGTCGCCGAAGACGGCGGCTCTCCGGGCATGGGCGCGCCCAGCATGGAGCAACAGCGCCAGCAGGCAGGGCCGGCCACCCGCACCACCGGGGCCACCTTGACCGGATCGATCTCCGGGCTCATCGAGGAAGTGCCGCTACCCGACCTGCTGCAGCTCTTCTCGACCAGTCGCAAGTCGGGAGTGCTCGTCATTCGCACGGAGAACGACACCGCCAAGATCTACTTGCGCGAAGGTCGCATCTTCTACGCCACGATCAACGACGACCCGGACATTTCGCCCTACAAGGCGTTCTACCGGGTTCTGGCGTGGAAGACCGGCACGTTCTCGCTCGAGCAGCCCACCGACGAGACCTTCGACGAAGAGATCGACGAGTCGATCGAGAACTTGTTGATGGAGGGCATGCGCCAACTCGACGAGATCATGAACTTGGGTGACGACGTGCCCGAGCTGACCTCGGAGTTGGTGATCAACCGCCCGCTGGTGCCGCCGCTGCGCAGCCTGACGCCCGAGCTTCTGGACACCATCCAGCTCGTCTTCAACTACGGCTCGGTCTCCAAGGTGCTCAACAAGAGCCTGGCGAGCGACCTCGAGACGATGCAGGATATCGTGTACCTGATTCGCAACGACTACATGCACGTCGAATAA
- a CDS encoding outer membrane beta-barrel protein, translating to MTARISKILAFVLALTIALPVVLSSMEQRAEANPFAKKNRSRSDDKSKRRDKADDDDDDDDKKRRRRSRTRRPRGSSKAKTPRRSETTSRPTAKTPRRRGTSRTKTPRRQERGNVNGSQRNSNVDIGRNDVDLNSSARRERERKSRPDKTPRRSPRVDKRRNERNDRAKPDKTPRRSPRANDDHERARRDKTPRRNPTTNPRRPKTRDDVYRRNPVDPRGNGRKERAKKQPRRGHDNHDESNKRGRGHHKQPGHPNNGRADRDKTKNPRNNRPDKTRRRGRDFDKDRQKEWEKERRRAERERAKERRERERERDKARREREKERRRAERERDKDRRERAREREKDRRERARDRDRRDRRRGHPNRDRGHSHDRGGDTYVDHDEHNTYNDHYHDHGNGNYRDDDYYDDDYYDDDYYEERRTSRRRRSAGGTASGAVRDRSEARDPAPVADPYLTLGVGLSGLDAATLDGGTMSGTDFNLGLGAKGQLFSAEMGVHAGGYEPANPDRDVSLFGVSGDVRLQPRIGAFSPYGLVGVGVHGLSDSEADMASVGASLRLGLGVDARVDDIGLSARYLYSAYGFDDTGNGRTVDGQYEAETSQFGVNLLIFF from the coding sequence ATGACCGCGCGCATCTCGAAAATATTGGCCTTTGTGTTGGCGCTGACGATCGCACTTCCTGTGGTCCTCTCCTCGATGGAGCAGCGCGCGGAGGCGAACCCCTTTGCCAAGAAGAACCGGAGCCGTTCGGACGACAAGAGCAAGCGTCGGGACAAAGCCGACGACGACGATGACGACGATGACAAAAAGCGTCGCCGCCGCTCGCGCACCCGCCGCCCCCGTGGGTCGAGCAAGGCGAAGACGCCGCGGCGCAGCGAGACCACGTCGCGGCCGACCGCCAAGACCCCGCGCCGGCGCGGAACGAGCCGCACGAAGACGCCGCGGCGCCAGGAGCGTGGCAACGTCAACGGCAGCCAGCGCAACTCGAACGTCGACATCGGCCGAAACGACGTCGACCTGAACTCGAGCGCGCGCCGCGAGCGGGAGCGCAAGAGTCGCCCCGACAAGACGCCGCGGCGCAGCCCGCGCGTGGACAAGCGGCGCAACGAGCGCAACGACCGCGCGAAACCCGACAAGACGCCGCGGCGCAGCCCGCGTGCCAACGACGACCACGAGCGGGCGCGACGCGACAAGACGCCGCGGCGCAACCCGACGACCAACCCGCGTCGGCCGAAGACGCGCGACGACGTCTACCGGCGAAACCCGGTCGACCCGCGCGGCAACGGGCGCAAAGAGCGCGCCAAGAAGCAGCCGCGTCGCGGCCACGACAACCACGACGAGAGCAACAAGCGCGGTCGTGGCCACCACAAGCAGCCTGGCCACCCCAACAACGGGCGCGCCGACCGCGACAAGACCAAGAACCCGCGCAACAACCGCCCCGACAAGACGCGTCGGCGTGGGCGAGACTTCGACAAGGATCGCCAAAAAGAGTGGGAGAAGGAGCGCCGCCGCGCCGAGCGCGAGCGTGCCAAGGAGCGTCGTGAGCGAGAGCGTGAGCGCGACAAGGCCCGCCGCGAGCGTGAGAAGGAGCGCCGCCGCGCCGAGCGTGAGCGCGACAAGGACCGTCGCGAACGTGCCCGCGAGCGGGAGAAAGATCGCCGTGAGCGTGCCCGCGACCGAGACCGACGCGACCGTCGCCGCGGCCACCCGAACCGCGACCGCGGTCACAGCCACGACCGTGGTGGCGACACCTACGTGGACCACGACGAGCACAACACCTACAACGATCACTACCACGACCACGGCAACGGTAATTACCGCGACGACGACTACTACGATGACGACTACTACGACGACGATTACTACGAAGAGCGTCGTACCAGCCGGCGTCGCCGAAGCGCCGGAGGCACGGCCTCGGGTGCGGTGCGTGATCGCTCCGAGGCTCGCGACCCGGCGCCGGTGGCCGACCCGTACCTGACCCTGGGTGTGGGCCTGAGCGGTCTGGACGCCGCCACGCTCGACGGCGGGACGATGTCGGGCACCGACTTCAACCTGGGTCTGGGTGCCAAGGGCCAGCTCTTCTCGGCCGAGATGGGCGTGCACGCCGGTGGCTACGAGCCGGCCAACCCGGACCGCGACGTCAGCCTGTTCGGTGTCAGTGGTGATGTGCGCCTGCAGCCGCGCATCGGTGCCTTCTCGCCCTACGGCCTGGTCGGCGTGGGTGTGCACGGTCTGTCGGACAGCGAAGCCGACATGGCTTCGGTGGGCGCCTCGCTTCGCCTGGGCTTGGGTGTCGATGCGCGTGTCGACGACATCGGGCTGAGCGCGCGCTACCTGTACAGCGCCTACGGATTCGACGACACCGGCAACGGTCGCACCGTCGACGGTCAGTACGAAGCCGAGACTTCGCAGTTCGGTGTCAACCTGCTGATCTTCTTCTAG
- the hisC gene encoding histidinol-phosphate transaminase: MSNLNYRLRPDFMNRSEERSLELREVVNRQAIDVAPAVRALTPYEAVTSQSAIEARPDGETTFKLDWNEATIAPSPRVNEAIQAYLSGNRDLNWYPQLGSKDLLGALEGYTGLSSEHLMASNGSDDALQLICNTFLSEGDEVVAPVPTYNHFVVFAQSRGAKITKVQGDSPFDKNLEGIYEAMSPDTRILYLVSPNNPTGKVLDPEDVEGLCRAYPRTLVILDEAYFEFAQTTGIELVREYPNLIVTRTFSKAFGLAGLRVGYLAADPDLVEGLSRIYNPKSVNALGQVGAIAALNDLDYLNDFLAEVEESKELLRDFFASKNAEAYITPANFVVVRVPQISDTLGQLEQRGVYVRDRSSYPGLEGCLRMSVGTVEQTECLLERLEEVF; the protein is encoded by the coding sequence ATGTCGAATTTGAACTACAGGCTTCGCCCGGACTTCATGAATCGCTCCGAGGAGCGCTCCTTGGAGCTACGCGAAGTGGTCAACCGGCAGGCGATCGACGTCGCCCCGGCCGTCCGCGCGCTCACCCCTTACGAAGCCGTTACCAGCCAGTCTGCCATCGAGGCGCGCCCTGACGGTGAGACGACCTTCAAACTCGACTGGAACGAGGCGACCATCGCCCCGAGTCCCCGCGTCAACGAGGCCATCCAGGCCTACCTGAGCGGCAACCGAGATCTGAACTGGTATCCCCAACTGGGCAGCAAGGACCTTTTGGGCGCTCTGGAAGGCTACACCGGCCTCTCCTCGGAGCACCTGATGGCATCCAACGGCAGCGACGACGCGCTGCAGCTCATCTGCAACACGTTTTTGTCCGAAGGCGACGAGGTCGTCGCTCCGGTGCCGACCTACAACCACTTCGTGGTGTTCGCGCAGAGCCGCGGCGCCAAGATCACCAAGGTCCAGGGCGACTCCCCGTTCGACAAGAACCTCGAGGGCATTTACGAGGCGATGTCGCCCGACACGCGCATCCTGTACCTGGTCAGCCCGAACAACCCCACCGGCAAGGTGCTCGATCCCGAGGACGTCGAGGGGCTGTGCCGCGCCTACCCGCGCACGCTGGTCATCCTCGACGAGGCCTACTTCGAGTTCGCCCAGACCACCGGCATCGAGTTGGTGCGCGAGTACCCGAACCTGATCGTCACGCGCACCTTCTCGAAGGCATTCGGCCTGGCCGGCCTTCGCGTGGGTTATTTGGCCGCCGACCCCGACCTCGTCGAGGGCCTGAGCCGTATCTACAACCCCAAGAGCGTCAACGCGCTGGGCCAAGTCGGCGCCATCGCCGCACTGAACGATCTCGACTACCTCAATGACTTTCTGGCCGAAGTCGAAGAGTCCAAGGAGTTGCTGCGCGACTTCTTCGCCTCCAAGAATGCCGAGGCCTACATCACCCCGGCCAACTTCGTGGTCGTGCGCGTCCCACAGATCTCCGACACGCTCGGCCAACTCGAGCAGCGCGGCGTCTACGTGCGCGACCGCTCGAGCTACCCCGGCCTCGAGGGCTGCTTGCGCATGAGCGTGGGCACCGTCGAGCAGACCGAGTGCCTGCTCGAGCGCCTGGAAGAAGTCTTCTAG